From one Nonomuraea polychroma genomic stretch:
- the era gene encoding GTPase Era: MTSPDSHRAGFACFVGRPNVGKSTLMNALVGTKIAITSSKPQTTRRAIRGIVHRPDAQLVIVDTPGLHRPRTLLGERLDSLVLSTLTEVDVIGFCVPANEPIGKGDRFIADKLSAVKKTPVVAVVTKCDLASKERIAEQLLAVSEVAEFAAIVPVSAQSGEQLDVVADVLIEHLPESPPLYEGGQLTDEPEQVLVAELIREASLEGVRDELPHSIAVVVDEMLPRDGRDDLLDIYAHLFVERPSQKAIIIGHKGERLRDVGTRARKQIEALLGTRVYLDLRISVLKDWQRDPKQLRRLGFYD; the protein is encoded by the coding sequence GTGACTTCGCCAGACAGCCATCGCGCCGGATTCGCCTGCTTCGTGGGGAGGCCGAACGTCGGCAAGTCCACGCTGATGAACGCCCTGGTCGGCACCAAGATCGCGATCACCTCCTCCAAACCGCAGACCACCCGGCGGGCCATCAGGGGCATCGTGCACCGCCCCGACGCGCAGCTCGTCATCGTGGACACGCCGGGCCTGCACCGGCCGCGCACGCTGCTCGGCGAGCGGCTCGACAGCCTGGTGTTGTCGACGCTCACCGAGGTGGACGTGATCGGTTTCTGCGTGCCGGCCAACGAGCCGATCGGCAAGGGCGACCGGTTCATCGCCGACAAGCTGTCCGCGGTGAAGAAGACGCCCGTCGTGGCCGTGGTGACCAAGTGCGACCTGGCCTCCAAGGAGCGGATCGCCGAGCAGTTGCTGGCGGTGTCGGAGGTGGCGGAGTTCGCCGCGATCGTGCCGGTGTCGGCGCAGTCGGGCGAGCAGCTCGACGTGGTGGCGGACGTGCTGATCGAGCACCTGCCGGAGTCGCCGCCGCTCTATGAAGGCGGGCAGCTCACCGACGAGCCGGAGCAGGTGCTGGTCGCGGAGCTGATCAGGGAGGCGTCGCTGGAGGGTGTGCGCGACGAGCTGCCGCACTCCATCGCCGTGGTGGTCGACGAGATGTTGCCCCGCGACGGGCGTGACGACCTGCTGGACATCTACGCGCACCTCTTCGTGGAGCGGCCGTCGCAGAAGGCGATCATCATCGGGCACAAGGGGGAGCGGCTGCGCGACGTCGGCACCAGGGCCCGCAAGCAGATCGAGGCGCTGCTGGGCACGCGCGTCTATCTGGACCTGCGGATCAGCGTGCTCAAGGACTGGCAGCGCGACCCCAAGCAGCTGCGGCGGCTGGGCTTCTACGACTGA
- a CDS encoding urease accessory protein UreD — MATTLSADGRTMVSRMASDPPLTLRQTGPSTVHLVSTAAGPLGGDRLALDVDVAPRTTLELGSVASTLVLPGEGESEMLITARVGAGATLRFAPEPTVLATGCEHRLIVRLALEPDASVLWREEIVFGRYGEEPGRCHARFDVTCAGRPVLRQEFTVGDPALDASPAVFGAARCVGTTFLTATAKEPLVADGVAVLPLAASGTLVSALAGDAVELRSRLEWGERAACVDGDDSVAYGGPADGPGIQ; from the coding sequence GTGGCCACCACGCTGTCGGCGGACGGCAGGACCATGGTCAGCCGGATGGCCTCGGATCCGCCGCTGACGCTGCGCCAGACCGGCCCGTCCACCGTCCACCTCGTCTCGACGGCGGCCGGCCCGCTCGGTGGCGACCGATTGGCGCTGGACGTGGACGTCGCCCCCCGTACCACCCTGGAGCTGGGCTCGGTGGCGAGCACGCTGGTCCTGCCGGGCGAGGGCGAGTCCGAGATGCTGATCACCGCCCGGGTGGGCGCGGGCGCGACCCTGCGCTTCGCCCCCGAGCCGACGGTGCTCGCCACCGGCTGCGAGCATCGCCTGATCGTCCGGCTCGCCCTGGAGCCGGACGCGAGCGTGCTGTGGCGCGAGGAGATCGTCTTCGGCCGGTACGGCGAGGAGCCGGGCCGCTGCCACGCCCGCTTCGACGTCACCTGCGCCGGCCGCCCGGTGCTCCGGCAGGAGTTCACCGTGGGCGACCCGGCGCTCGACGCCTCACCGGCCGTTTTCGGCGCGGCCCGCTGCGTCGGCACCACGTTTCTCACGGCCACGGCCAAGGAACCGCTCGTGGCCGACGGGGTCGCGGTCCTGCCCCTGGCGGCGTCGGGCACGCTGGTGTCGGCCCTGGCCGGCGACGCCGTGGAGCTGCGTTCACGCCTGGAATGGGGGGAAAGAGCAGCTTGCGTCGATGGTGATGACTCCGTTGCGTACGGTGGCCCGGCGGACGGCCCCGGCATACAGTGA
- the ureG gene encoding urease accessory protein UreG: MGANHDDHHHAPDGRGRALRLGVGGPVGSGKTALVAALCRTLGPSLSLGVVTNDIYTTEDADFLRRAGVLDPERIMAVETGCCPHTAIRDDIAANLDAVETLEHRFGPLDLVIVESGGDNLTATFSRGLADEQIFVLDVSGGDKVPRKGGPGVTTADLLVINKTDLAPMVGADLGVMARDAAKVRGARPVLFTSIRQDSTAAAVADWVSERVTAWSHAHATAVS, translated from the coding sequence ATGGGAGCCAATCACGACGACCATCACCACGCACCCGACGGCCGCGGCCGCGCGTTGCGGCTCGGCGTGGGCGGCCCGGTGGGCAGCGGCAAGACGGCCCTGGTGGCCGCGCTGTGCCGGACGCTGGGCCCGTCGCTGTCCCTCGGCGTGGTGACCAACGACATCTACACCACCGAGGACGCCGACTTCCTGCGCCGGGCCGGTGTGCTCGACCCCGAGCGCATCATGGCCGTCGAGACCGGCTGCTGCCCGCACACCGCGATCCGCGACGACATCGCCGCCAACCTCGACGCCGTCGAGACCCTGGAGCACCGTTTCGGGCCGCTGGACCTGGTGATCGTGGAGAGCGGCGGCGACAACCTGACGGCGACGTTCAGCCGGGGGCTGGCGGACGAGCAGATCTTCGTCCTGGACGTGTCGGGTGGTGACAAGGTGCCGCGCAAGGGCGGTCCCGGGGTCACGACGGCGGACCTGCTGGTGATCAACAAGACCGACCTGGCCCCGATGGTGGGCGCCGACCTGGGGGTGATGGCCCGCGACGCGGCGAAGGTACGCGGGGCGCGGCCGGTGCTGTTCACGTCGATCCGGCAGGACTCCACTGCCGCCGCCGTCGCCGACTGGGTCTCCGAACGGGTGACGGCCTGGTCCCACGCCCACGCGACCGCCGTCTCGTAA
- a CDS encoding urease accessory protein UreF: MNPALLLIADSRLPAGGHAHSGGVERAVASGAVHDVPSLDRFLRGRLHTSGTLAAALTAAAALQASGTPTRPAPGTARPDAGATRPAAGTAQSAGGADESPWVRLDEEVDARTASPAQRDASRTQGRLLLRVARRVWPSNVLNDLAQAVPHPHHPIALGVAAHAAGAAPEEAAMAAAYHAVSGPATAAVRLLGLDPVAVHALLAAFTPDLTAVAAQGHFAATNAHPAPQLAPQWEALPAYSAPALDLLAEQHAQAEVRLFVS; encoded by the coding sequence ATGAACCCGGCCCTGCTCCTTATCGCCGACTCCCGCCTGCCGGCCGGCGGCCACGCCCACTCGGGCGGGGTCGAACGCGCCGTCGCGTCGGGGGCGGTGCATGACGTGCCGTCGCTGGACCGCTTCCTTCGGGGGCGCCTCCACACGTCCGGCACCCTCGCCGCCGCCCTCACAGCCGCCGCCGCCCTCCAGGCCTCCGGTACGCCCACCCGCCCAGCCCCGGGCACCGCCCGGCCGGACGCGGGGGCCACCCGCCCGGCCGCCGGCACCGCGCAATCCGCCGGCGGCGCGGACGAGTCGCCCTGGGTGCGGCTCGATGAGGAGGTGGACGCGCGGACCGCCTCACCGGCCCAGCGGGACGCCTCCAGAACCCAGGGCAGGCTGCTCCTCCGGGTCGCCCGGCGTGTGTGGCCGTCCAACGTGCTGAACGACCTGGCGCAGGCCGTCCCACATCCGCACCACCCGATCGCACTCGGCGTGGCCGCGCACGCGGCGGGGGCCGCGCCCGAGGAGGCGGCCATGGCGGCGGCGTACCACGCGGTCAGCGGCCCGGCCACGGCGGCGGTGCGGCTGCTGGGCCTGGACCCGGTCGCCGTGCACGCGCTGCTGGCCGCCTTCACGCCCGATCTCACCGCCGTGGCCGCCCAAGGCCACTTCGCGGCCACGAACGCGCACCCGGCACCCCAGCTCGCCCCCCAATGGGAGGCGTTGCCCGCGTACTCAGCACCAGCACTGGACCTTCTGGCCGAGCAGCACGCTCAGGCCGAGGTCAGGCTGTTCGTCTCATAG
- a CDS encoding urease subunit alpha codes for MTDGARISRARYAALYGPTTGDQIRLADTDLFIEVTQDLSIGPAGPGDEAVFGGGKVIRESMGQGLATRAEGAVDLVITGVVILDHWGVVKADVGIVDGRIHAIGKAGNPDTMNGVDIVIGPSTEVLAGNGKILTAGAVDSHVHLICPQLLDEAIGSGVTTIVGGGTGPVEGTKATTVTGTWYLGRMLESLDAYPLNFALLGKGNTVSGEGLLEQLRAGASGFKLHEDWGTTPAAIDACLSVADASGVQVTIHTDTLNEAGFVESTLKAIGDRMIHAYHTEGAGGGHAPDIIRVAAYSNVLPSSTNPTRPHTVNTLDEHLDMLMVCHHLNPSIPEDLAFAESRIRPSTMAAEDVLHDMGAISMIGSDSQAMGRIGETIIRTWQTAHVMKARRGALGSGPADNLRARRYVAKYTICPAIAHGLDSEVGSVERGKLADLVLWDPAFFGVKPDLVLKGGVVAWAQMGDANASIPTPQPVLPRPMFGASPVTAAATSLHFVAPLALDSGLADRLDVRRRLVPVADVRRRGKSSMPLNDALPRIEVAPDTFEVRIDGDLIEPAPAASLPMAQRYFLF; via the coding sequence ATGACTGACGGAGCTCGGATCTCACGCGCCCGCTACGCGGCGCTCTACGGACCCACCACCGGCGACCAGATCAGGCTGGCCGACACCGACCTGTTCATCGAGGTCACCCAGGACCTGTCGATCGGACCCGCCGGTCCCGGCGACGAGGCCGTCTTCGGCGGCGGCAAGGTCATCCGCGAGTCCATGGGGCAGGGCCTGGCCACCCGGGCCGAAGGCGCGGTCGACCTGGTCATCACGGGTGTCGTCATCCTCGATCACTGGGGTGTGGTCAAGGCCGACGTCGGCATCGTCGACGGCCGCATCCACGCCATCGGCAAGGCCGGCAACCCGGACACGATGAACGGCGTGGACATCGTCATCGGGCCCTCCACGGAGGTGCTGGCAGGCAACGGCAAGATCCTCACCGCCGGGGCCGTCGACTCGCACGTCCACCTGATCTGCCCGCAACTGCTCGACGAGGCCATCGGGTCCGGTGTCACCACGATCGTCGGGGGCGGCACCGGACCCGTCGAAGGCACCAAGGCCACGACCGTCACCGGGACGTGGTATCTGGGCCGCATGCTGGAGTCGCTGGACGCGTACCCGCTGAACTTCGCGCTGCTCGGCAAGGGCAACACGGTCAGCGGCGAAGGGCTGCTGGAGCAGCTCAGGGCCGGGGCCTCGGGCTTCAAGCTGCACGAGGACTGGGGCACCACGCCGGCCGCCATCGACGCCTGCCTGAGCGTGGCCGACGCGTCCGGCGTGCAGGTGACGATCCACACCGACACGCTCAACGAGGCCGGGTTCGTCGAGTCGACGCTCAAGGCCATCGGCGATCGGATGATCCACGCGTACCACACCGAAGGGGCGGGCGGCGGGCACGCGCCCGACATCATCCGCGTCGCCGCGTACTCGAACGTGCTGCCGTCCTCCACCAACCCGACCAGGCCGCACACCGTCAACACGCTCGACGAGCACCTCGACATGCTGATGGTGTGCCACCACCTCAACCCGTCGATCCCGGAGGATCTGGCCTTCGCCGAGTCGCGCATCCGGCCGTCGACGATGGCCGCCGAGGACGTGCTGCACGACATGGGCGCGATCTCGATGATCGGCTCGGACTCGCAGGCCATGGGGCGGATCGGCGAGACGATCATCCGTACGTGGCAGACGGCCCACGTGATGAAGGCCCGGCGCGGCGCTCTGGGGTCAGGCCCCGCCGACAACCTCCGCGCTCGCCGCTACGTCGCGAAATATACGATCTGCCCGGCCATCGCCCACGGCCTGGACTCCGAGGTCGGCTCCGTCGAACGCGGCAAGCTCGCCGACCTCGTCCTCTGGGACCCCGCCTTCTTCGGCGTCAAGCCGGACCTGGTGCTCAAGGGCGGCGTGGTGGCCTGGGCCCAGATGGGTGACGCCAACGCCTCCATCCCGACGCCGCAGCCGGTGCTGCCCCGGCCCATGTTCGGCGCCTCGCCGGTCACGGCCGCGGCCACCTCGCTGCACTTCGTCGCGCCGCTCGCCCTGGACTCGGGGCTCGCCGACCGGCTGGACGTGCGCCGGCGGCTGGTCCCGGTCGCGGACGTACGCCGGCGTGGCAAGTCCTCGATGCCCCTCAACGACGCCCTGCCCAGGATCGAGGTGGCGCCCGACACGTTCGAGGTCCGCATCGACGGCGACCTCATCGAGCCGGCTCCCGCCGCCAGCCTGCCCATGGCACAGCGTTACTTCCTGTTCTGA
- a CDS encoding urease subunit beta produces MIPGEYVHPDGSLTLNPGRERVTVRVVNTADRPIQVGSHYHFAAANPGLEFDRKAVWGMRLDVPAGTAVRFEPGVERDVTLVPLAGNRVVPGLRPEWAGPLDD; encoded by the coding sequence GTGATCCCGGGCGAATACGTGCACCCCGACGGCTCGCTCACGCTCAACCCCGGGCGCGAGCGGGTGACGGTGCGGGTGGTCAACACGGCGGACCGGCCGATCCAGGTGGGGTCGCACTACCACTTCGCGGCCGCCAACCCGGGGCTGGAGTTCGACAGGAAGGCGGTCTGGGGCATGCGGCTCGACGTGCCGGCGGGCACCGCGGTCAGGTTCGAGCCCGGCGTGGAACGGGACGTGACGCTGGTGCCGCTGGCCGGCAACCGGGTGGTCCCGGGGCTGCGGCCGGAGTGGGCAGGACCGCTCGATGACTGA
- a CDS encoding urease subunit gamma: protein MRLTSHEQERLLIHVAAGVARERQARGLRLNHPEATAIIASFLMEGARDGRTVAELMEAGRSVLGRADVMEGVPEMLESVQIEATFPDGTKLVTVHRPIP from the coding sequence ATGCGGCTTACCTCACACGAGCAGGAGCGGCTGCTCATCCACGTCGCCGCCGGGGTGGCGCGCGAGCGGCAGGCCAGAGGCCTGCGGCTCAACCACCCCGAGGCTACCGCCATCATCGCGTCATTCCTCATGGAGGGCGCCAGGGACGGGCGTACCGTGGCCGAGCTCATGGAGGCCGGGCGGTCCGTGCTCGGCCGGGCCGACGTCATGGAGGGGGTGCCGGAAATGCTGGAGAGCGTGCAGATCGAAGCCACGTTCCCGGACGGCACGAAGCTGGTGACCGTGCACAGGCCGATCCCGTGA
- the urtA gene encoding urea ABC transporter substrate-binding protein, with the protein MRTSRAIVSALVLFTLAACGSDAQPAAESNEIKVGLLHSLSGTMAISEVTVRDAELLAIEEINKAGGVLGKKLVPVAEDGASDWPTFAEKATKLIRQDKVATVFGGWTSASRKAMLPVFERYKALLWYPVQYEGLESSPYIFYTGATTNQQIIPGLDYLKEQGKKKIFLVGSDYVFPRTANKIIKAYAAANGMEILGEEYTPLGHTEYSTLVNKVTQAKPDAVFNTLNGDSNVAFFKQLKSTGATAESMPVLSVSIAEEEVTGIGVDNIVGHPVAWNYYQTTETPANDAFVKAFKAKYGQNKVTSDPMEAGYNAVYLWAEAVKKAGTTEVEAVKKAAPGIALERPEGLVTIDGENQHMYKTARIGIIQPDGLIKQVWDSGEPIKPDPYLKGYPWAAGLAAS; encoded by the coding sequence GTGCGCACATCTCGCGCAATCGTCTCCGCGCTCGTCCTCTTCACCCTCGCGGCCTGCGGATCCGACGCCCAACCCGCCGCCGAGTCGAACGAGATCAAGGTCGGCCTGCTCCACTCGCTCAGCGGCACGATGGCCATCAGCGAGGTCACCGTGCGCGACGCCGAACTGCTCGCCATCGAGGAGATCAACAAGGCCGGCGGCGTGCTGGGCAAGAAGCTCGTCCCCGTGGCCGAGGACGGCGCCTCCGACTGGCCGACGTTCGCGGAGAAGGCCACCAAGCTGATCAGGCAGGACAAGGTCGCCACCGTCTTCGGCGGCTGGACCTCGGCCAGCAGAAAGGCCATGCTGCCGGTCTTCGAGCGCTACAAGGCGCTGCTGTGGTATCCGGTGCAGTACGAGGGACTGGAGAGCTCGCCGTACATCTTCTACACCGGCGCCACCACCAACCAGCAGATCATCCCCGGCCTGGACTACCTGAAGGAACAGGGCAAGAAGAAGATCTTCCTGGTCGGCAGCGACTACGTCTTCCCGCGCACCGCCAACAAGATCATCAAAGCGTACGCGGCCGCGAACGGGATGGAGATCCTCGGCGAGGAGTACACGCCGCTCGGCCACACCGAGTACTCCACGCTGGTCAACAAGGTCACCCAGGCCAAGCCGGACGCGGTGTTCAACACCCTCAACGGCGACAGCAACGTCGCCTTCTTCAAGCAGCTCAAGAGCACCGGCGCCACCGCCGAGAGCATGCCGGTGCTGTCGGTGAGCATCGCCGAGGAGGAGGTCACCGGCATCGGCGTGGACAACATCGTCGGCCACCCGGTGGCCTGGAACTACTACCAGACCACCGAAACCCCGGCCAACGACGCCTTCGTCAAGGCCTTCAAGGCCAAGTACGGGCAGAACAAGGTCACCTCCGACCCCATGGAGGCCGGGTACAACGCCGTCTACCTGTGGGCCGAGGCGGTCAAGAAGGCCGGCACGACCGAGGTCGAGGCCGTCAAGAAGGCCGCCCCCGGCATCGCGCTGGAACGCCCAGAAGGCCTGGTCACCATCGACGGCGAGAACCAGCACATGTACAAGACCGCCCGCATCGGCATCATCCAGCCCGACGGCCTGATCAAGCAGGTGTGGGACTCCGGCGAGCCGATCAAGCCGGACCCGTACCTCAAGGGCTACCCGTGGGCGGCCGGGCTGGCGGCCTCCTGA
- the urtB gene encoding urea ABC transporter permease subunit UrtB: MSAFVNQLPIGLSIGAVLLLIALGLTFTFGQMGVINMAHGEFIMAGAYTAFLLQDMVLALPVAFLVAGLMGLVLERSAIRHFYGRPLDTLLLTWGVSLVLQQLARDLFGAPNVQVPAPSWLAGGVGILPYNRLFIMALAIAGVVAVWVYLNRTGLGRRTQAVVQNRQLASTSGIDAGRVDMLTFFIGSGLAGVAGVALTLIGPVGPALGTYYIVDAFLVVVAGGLGQLRGAVLAAVGLGLLNSYAEFWSDASLAKVIVFAVIIAFLQVRPQGMFVLRSRVLT; encoded by the coding sequence ATGTCGGCCTTCGTCAACCAGTTGCCGATCGGGTTGTCGATCGGGGCGGTGCTGCTGCTCATCGCGCTCGGGCTGACGTTCACGTTCGGGCAGATGGGCGTGATCAACATGGCCCACGGTGAGTTCATCATGGCGGGCGCGTACACCGCGTTCCTGCTGCAGGACATGGTGCTCGCGCTGCCGGTGGCGTTCCTGGTGGCCGGGCTCATGGGGCTGGTCCTGGAGCGCAGCGCCATCCGGCACTTCTACGGCCGGCCGCTGGACACGCTGCTGCTCACCTGGGGCGTGAGCCTGGTGCTGCAGCAGCTCGCCCGCGACCTGTTCGGGGCGCCGAACGTGCAGGTGCCCGCCCCCTCGTGGCTGGCCGGCGGGGTGGGCATCCTGCCGTACAACCGGCTGTTCATCATGGCCCTGGCGATCGCGGGCGTGGTCGCGGTCTGGGTCTATCTCAACAGGACCGGTCTCGGGCGGCGCACGCAGGCCGTGGTGCAGAACCGGCAGCTGGCCTCCACCAGCGGGATCGACGCCGGCCGGGTGGACATGCTGACGTTCTTCATCGGCTCCGGCCTGGCGGGGGTGGCCGGGGTGGCGCTGACGCTCATCGGGCCCGTCGGGCCGGCGCTCGGCACGTACTACATCGTGGACGCGTTCCTCGTCGTGGTCGCGGGCGGGCTCGGGCAGCTGCGCGGGGCGGTGCTCGCGGCCGTCGGGCTGGGACTGCTGAACTCCTACGCCGAGTTCTGGTCGGACGCCTCGCTGGCGAAGGTGATCGTCTTCGCGGTCATCATCGCGTTCCTGCAGGTGCGGCCCCAGGGGATGTTCGTGCTCAGGTCGAGGGTGCTGACATGA
- the urtC gene encoding urea ABC transporter permease subunit UrtC, translated as MIKRNLPFAAIAVVALVAAPLLLEPFRLGLLAKYLCYAIVALGIGLAWGQGGMLTLGQGVFFGLGGYSMAMYLKLTEAGPGGLPDFMVWSGVEDLPALWVPFANPVFALGMAVLGPVMLALILGTLVFRQRVRGAYFAILTQALAAALVILLVGQQGLTGGTNGMTNFFELFGQDLAEDSTQRGLYLVVASVLGVLYLATRQLVNSRYGRLLVAVRDGEDRVRFLGYDPALVKTVTFAVSAGMAGLAGALFVPVVGIFSPALLGVVPSLELVVAVAVGGRHALAGAVLGAVVMGYAKTAFSEQFADGWLYLQGALFILVMTLAPKGIVGIMGRLRSARAT; from the coding sequence ATGATCAAACGGAATCTGCCGTTCGCCGCCATCGCGGTGGTGGCGCTGGTCGCGGCGCCGCTCCTGCTGGAGCCGTTCCGGCTGGGGCTGCTCGCCAAATACCTGTGCTACGCGATCGTCGCGCTCGGGATCGGGCTGGCCTGGGGGCAGGGCGGCATGCTCACGCTGGGGCAGGGCGTGTTCTTCGGGCTCGGCGGCTACTCGATGGCGATGTACCTCAAGCTCACCGAGGCGGGGCCGGGCGGGCTCCCGGACTTCATGGTGTGGAGCGGGGTGGAGGACCTGCCCGCCTTGTGGGTGCCGTTCGCCAACCCGGTCTTCGCGCTCGGCATGGCCGTGCTCGGACCGGTGATGCTCGCGCTGATCCTGGGCACGCTGGTGTTCCGGCAGCGGGTACGGGGGGCGTACTTCGCGATCCTCACCCAGGCGCTGGCCGCCGCGCTGGTCATCCTGCTGGTCGGCCAGCAGGGGCTGACCGGCGGCACCAACGGCATGACCAACTTCTTCGAGCTGTTCGGGCAGGACCTCGCCGAGGACTCCACCCAGCGGGGCCTCTACCTGGTCGTGGCGAGCGTGCTCGGAGTGCTCTACCTGGCCACCCGGCAGCTGGTGAACAGCCGGTACGGCCGCCTGCTCGTCGCGGTCAGGGACGGCGAGGACCGGGTGCGGTTCCTCGGCTACGACCCGGCCCTGGTCAAGACCGTCACCTTCGCCGTGTCGGCGGGCATGGCGGGGCTGGCGGGCGCGCTGTTCGTGCCCGTCGTCGGCATCTTCTCGCCCGCGCTGCTCGGCGTGGTGCCGTCGCTGGAGCTGGTCGTCGCGGTGGCGGTCGGCGGGCGGCACGCGCTGGCCGGAGCCGTGCTCGGCGCCGTGGTCATGGGCTACGCGAAGACGGCGTTCAGCGAGCAGTTCGCCGACGGCTGGCTCTACCTGCAGGGAGCGCTGTTCATCCTGGTCATGACGCTCGCCCCGAAGGGCATCGTCGGCATCATGGGGAGGTTGCGAAGTGCTCGAGCTACGTGA